The segment CCAACGTTATTCCCAACACACTGGAGAGCGTCATGAGCAAAATTGCAATTATCGGAGCGACTGGTCGTGCCGGCAGCCAACTGCTGGAAGAAGCCCTGCGCCGCGGTCACAGCGTTACGGCCATTGCCCGCAACGCTTCCAAATTGAGTGAGCGTGCCAGTGTCGTGACCAAGGACGTCGACATCAACAATGGCCAGGCCCTGCAAGACGCAGTGGCGGGGCATGACGTGGTGCTCAGCGCGGCGCATTTTTCGACCCAGCCAGCCTCGACTATTATCGATCCGGTAAAAAAATCTGGCGTTAAACGCCTGCTGTTTGTTGGCGGCGCGGGTTCCCTGTTGTTGCCTGATGACAGCAAAGTCATCGACAGTCCGGGCTTTCCCGAAGAGTACCGGGCGGAGGCCTCGGCTGGCTGTGTGTACCTCGACATCCTGCGCGCCGAAAAAGACCTGGACTGGAGTTTCCTGTCGCCGTCTGCCGAGTTTGTCGAAGGTGAACGCACAGGCACGTTCCGCCTGGGTGCAGACCACCTGCTGATCAGCGCTGAAGGCAAAAGCTGGATCAGCTTTGCTGACTTCGCCATCGCCATGCTGGATGAAGTCGAACAACCCAAACATTCCCGCCAGCGGTTCACAGTGGGGTATTGAGCCTTACGG is part of the Pseudomonas sp. ML2-2023-3 genome and harbors:
- a CDS encoding NAD(P)-dependent oxidoreductase, producing MSKIAIIGATGRAGSQLLEEALRRGHSVTAIARNASKLSERASVVTKDVDINNGQALQDAVAGHDVVLSAAHFSTQPASTIIDPVKKSGVKRLLFVGGAGSLLLPDDSKVIDSPGFPEEYRAEASAGCVYLDILRAEKDLDWSFLSPSAEFVEGERTGTFRLGADHLLISAEGKSWISFADFAIAMLDEVEQPKHSRQRFTVGY